The Bdellovibrionales bacterium genomic interval CTTTTCCCCAACGCGGTGGGGAAAAGTGCACGCAAGGAGCTGGAACCTATCGGATCAAACTGGGAGGACCATATCTTTAATGGAGCGGCGATTGGAGCGGGACACTTGGAGTCGCTGTCCGTTGGCCATGATCGCTTGCATATTGTCGCCTTCGATCACTTCTTTCACTTGCTTTAAGTTGATGATGGCATTGCGATGCACTTGTAGGAATATATTCGGATCTAATTTAGGAGCGATGTCTTTGAGGGGTTCACTATAGATGTACTCGAAAGCATCGGTGCAAATGTAGGTGTAGTGATTCTCGCTACGGAAGTAGAGGACTTTATCAATATCAATTAGAGTATTTTTAGTCCCTCGCTTCACCACAACCTTTGTAAGGTAAACATTTTTTGCCGTAAAAGTTTCTTTAAGGTGGTCGATGTCTTTAATCACCTGTGAGGTGTCTTTTTGTAAACATCTTTCTAAGGCTTGATTAAAGCGGTCTTGGCTAAAAGGCTTTAAGAGGTAATCGATGGCGTTCTTTTCGAAAGCCTGAACCGCGTACTCACTAAATGCCGTTTGAAAAACGAGATGGAAATGAGGGGCGGGCAGGGAATTGACCAAATCCATTCCGTTCATCTCTGGCATTTCGATGTCGAGAAAAACAATCGAAGGTTTTTGGGATTCGATAATATCCAACGCTTGTAAACCATTTTCGGCTTCGAGAATTTCGAAGCCTTCGTTTCTGTCCTCGAGAAAGCGACGAATTTTTTTGCGACTTAAATTTTCATCATCCACGATGAGTACTTTTTTATTGGTCATCATATTATCTCCTCTTTGGGTGCGAGAGCAAAAAGACCTTCCCGGTCATCGCCTCGCACCTGAAACTTAACATACGTCTTTTTGTCGTCAGAATAAATATTGAATCCGTGTGAACTGCCGTAAAAGAGATCCAGGCGGTTTTTGGTGTTTTGTAAGCCTGTACCTTGGGCGTTTCTCTTAAGGAGGCTCGGTTTCGATTTATCGTAGAGCTCGCCGGTGTTGGCGATACAGATCTCGTAGTAGCCGCCTTTTTTCTGCACGGCGAGCTCGATTTCTCCACCGTCTTGGCGTGGAGAGATTCCGTGTTTGACTGCGTTTTCGACAAGAGTTTGGAGTATTAAACTGGGGACTTTGATCTCGTCATAATCCATGGGAACATCGGTTCGAAACTGGATGCGCTCCCCAAAACGGATTTTTTGGATCTGAATATATTTTTTAAGAATAGATATTTCAGATCCCAAGGTCGAAAATTTATTCTTAGAGTTACGAAGAATTTCTCGGTAGAGATCTGCCAATTGCTGAGTCATCGATGAAGCTAAGTTTGGATCCACGTAGATAAGTTCGGAGAGAACATTGAGAGAGTTAAATAGAAAGTGCGGTTGCATCTGTGTTTCTAAAAGATTGTACTGTGCTTCGGCCTGAGCGAGTTTGGACTGCAAGGCAATTTCCTTGGCCTGCCTTAACTCAAACATGATTTTCGCAATAACCGTCGATGGAATTGTAAAAACCAAAATCACAAACAAGTAATTCGGATCAAAACTCACGCGAAAAATAGGGCGCGAGATAAAATGAAAGTTAATGACCCCCGCTATAAAAATCGCGGGGAAGGTTTTAATCAATTCCACGGAGAAACGGGCCCAACGAGATTTGGGATTGATCTTAAGCATTCCGTGGATCAAATCAAACAACTGATAAAAGAAGTAGATATTGATAACATTGATCAGAACACTTAAAAGATTGATGGCGTGATTGGTGAGCTCTTGAAGAAAGTGATACAAAATATAAAAGGTCGACAGGCTCGCCACTCCAGCAAGGATGAGGAGTATCCACTTCTGTTTTTGTTCTTTGTCGAATATGTTTTGCATCACTCTCGGAGTATTGCACAAGTGGTGGACGGGCGCCAACCAGTCGGTCATAGATCCTCACTACTGAGTGGTAATTCAAAAATACCTAGTTATATTAGTTATTAAGTCCAATATATTGGCGGAAATTATATCGCCCCCGATTCCCATGAAGAGTTTTCATAAATCCTGACAAATTTGACTCTCTCTTAACAGGCTTCTATCACCGTAAGATCTCTTGAGAGAAGGATGGAATTCATGCTGTTAGGTCTTCTTTTTTCTACATTTGTTGCCGCCCAAAATCTGGCGCCCTCCTCCACTCCGGCGACGAGTGGCACTTTGACAAAAGACGGAGTCGCTTTCGTAAATTCAGACCCACTTGTCGATCTTCGATTTCGCTTTCGTATTCAAAATCGGATGACCTTCGAGGATTACGACTCCGAATCGGCAGATAAAGATGTGTCAGACTTTGCGGTTCGACGCTTGCGTTTACGCTTAGATGGTCAATTGGTAGATCCGCGCTTTGGATTTAATCTTCAGCTCTCGTTCACCCGTGGAGACATGGATTGGGAGACCATCAATTTCCCCGCCATAGTCAGAGATGCGGTCATCTATTGGAAGTGGAGTGAGCACGATATTACGATGTTGGGTTTAAGAAAACTTCCTGGAAATCGCCAGCGGGTGATTTCGTCAGGACAGCAGGAGCTGACGG includes:
- a CDS encoding histidine kinase, encoding MTDWLAPVHHLCNTPRVMQNIFDKEQKQKWILLILAGVASLSTFYILYHFLQELTNHAINLLSVLINVINIYFFYQLFDLIHGMLKINPKSRWARFSVELIKTFPAIFIAGVINFHFISRPIFRVSFDPNYLFVILVFTIPSTVIAKIMFELRQAKEIALQSKLAQAEAQYNLLETQMQPHFLFNSLNVLSELIYVDPNLASSMTQQLADLYREILRNSKNKFSTLGSEISILKKYIQIQKIRFGERIQFRTDVPMDYDEIKVPSLILQTLVENAVKHGISPRQDGGEIELAVQKKGGYYEICIANTGELYDKSKPSLLKRNAQGTGLQNTKNRLDLFYGSSHGFNIYSDDKKTYVKFQVRGDDREGLFALAPKEEII
- a CDS encoding LytTR family DNA-binding domain-containing protein, with the protein product MMTNKKVLIVDDENLSRKKIRRFLEDRNEGFEILEAENGLQALDIIESQKPSIVFLDIEMPEMNGMDLVNSLPAPHFHLVFQTAFSEYAVQAFEKNAIDYLLKPFSQDRFNQALERCLQKDTSQVIKDIDHLKETFTAKNVYLTKVVVKRGTKNTLIDIDKVLYFRSENHYTYICTDAFEYIYSEPLKDIAPKLDPNIFLQVHRNAIINLKQVKEVIEGDNMQAIMANGQRLQVSRSNRRSIKDMVLPV